A single Nocardioides bizhenqiangii DNA region contains:
- the dinB gene encoding DNA polymerase IV, with the protein MTAPHLLHVDMDAFYASVAIRDRPELHDVPVVVGGGHRGVVLSANYPARGYGIRSGMSGGEARRLCPRLVEVPPDFDVLRPVSKAIMETFRGFSPVVEVMSLDEAFLDVRGAARLFGPPEVIAERIRSRVRAEHGITCSVGIAAAVSVAKLASRRAKPDGVLAIPPERFVAVVHPLDVGELYGVGEATRQRLHRLGLITVGDVARVPVAELRRMVGGHLGGHLHALAWGADRSELSPGGAGTFGFGEGVPEGSMGAQHTLAADTRDRDRLARELLRLSTRVTARLRAADKVGRTVAITVRWSDFRTISRSRTLPEPTDVTHDVYEAALLLLDAVFPLRMAVRLVGVRVEGLRPRREIGGRQLVIGEPDPGWPDADRAVDRATDRFGPTAVRRGSLL; encoded by the coding sequence ATGACCGCGCCGCACCTGCTCCACGTCGACATGGACGCGTTCTACGCGTCGGTGGCGATCCGTGACCGCCCGGAGCTCCACGACGTGCCCGTCGTCGTCGGTGGCGGCCACCGCGGCGTGGTGCTCTCGGCCAACTACCCCGCCCGTGGCTACGGCATCCGCTCGGGGATGTCCGGGGGCGAGGCACGCCGGCTCTGCCCGAGGCTGGTCGAGGTCCCCCCTGACTTCGACGTCCTGCGGCCGGTGTCGAAGGCGATCATGGAGACCTTCCGTGGGTTCAGTCCGGTGGTCGAGGTGATGTCCCTCGACGAGGCGTTCCTCGACGTCCGTGGCGCGGCCCGGTTGTTCGGGCCGCCGGAGGTGATCGCAGAACGGATCCGCTCCCGCGTCCGTGCCGAGCACGGGATCACCTGCTCGGTCGGTATCGCCGCTGCGGTCTCGGTCGCCAAGCTGGCGAGCCGGCGGGCCAAGCCCGACGGGGTGCTCGCCATCCCGCCCGAGCGGTTCGTCGCGGTCGTCCATCCGCTCGACGTCGGCGAGCTCTACGGTGTCGGCGAGGCGACCCGCCAGCGGCTCCACCGGCTCGGCCTGATCACGGTCGGCGACGTCGCCCGGGTGCCGGTCGCCGAGCTGCGGCGGATGGTCGGCGGTCACCTGGGCGGCCATCTCCACGCCCTCGCGTGGGGGGCCGACCGGAGCGAGCTCTCGCCAGGCGGGGCAGGGACGTTCGGCTTCGGCGAGGGCGTGCCTGAGGGCAGCATGGGTGCGCAGCACACGCTCGCGGCCGACACCCGTGACCGCGACCGGCTCGCGCGCGAGCTGCTCCGCCTCTCGACCCGGGTGACGGCTCGGCTCCGAGCGGCGGACAAGGTGGGCCGCACGGTCGCGATCACGGTCCGGTGGAGCGACTTCCGCACCATCTCGCGGTCGCGGACGCTGCCCGAGCCGACCGACGTCACCCACGACGTCTACGAAGCGGCCCTGCTGCTGCTCGACGCGGTCTTCCCGCTGCGGATGGCAGTGCGGCTGGTGGGCGTCAGGGTCGAGGGCCTCCGGCCGCGCCGCGAGATCGGCGGCCGGCAGCTGGTCATCGGCGAGCCGGACCCGGGGTGGCCCGACGCCGACCGGGCGGTCGATCGGGCGACCGATCGGTTCGGCCCGACCGCCGTACGCCGGGGGAGCCTGCTGTAG
- a CDS encoding methyltransferase domain-containing protein, with amino-acid sequence MVSRERPGERPGSVRTAVVWDALGPVLSAAPCDVVDIGGGTGGFAVRVAQAGHRVTVVDPSPDALAALARRAREVGVEVAGHQGDVSGLLDVVGTDSADLVLCHGLLEVVDAGEALATIRKVLRPGGTVSILVAQRHAAVVARAMAGHLHQALALLDGDEQAERAGRASRPARRFTAAELGALVEQAGFAVSAVHAVRVFTDLVPGSLLDHEPGAVAALVDLERAVAELPEYLPLATQIHLLAT; translated from the coding sequence ATGGTCTCCCGTGAGCGGCCCGGCGAGCGCCCGGGCTCGGTCCGCACCGCCGTGGTCTGGGACGCGCTCGGGCCGGTGCTGTCAGCGGCGCCGTGCGACGTCGTCGACATCGGCGGCGGCACCGGGGGCTTCGCGGTCCGGGTCGCCCAGGCCGGGCACCGGGTCACCGTCGTGGATCCGAGCCCCGATGCGCTGGCCGCACTCGCCCGGCGAGCGCGGGAGGTGGGCGTCGAGGTCGCCGGCCACCAGGGCGACGTCTCCGGGTTGCTCGACGTGGTCGGGACCGACAGCGCAGACCTGGTCCTGTGTCACGGGCTGCTCGAGGTCGTCGACGCCGGCGAGGCGCTGGCCACGATCCGCAAGGTCCTGCGCCCCGGCGGCACCGTCAGCATCCTGGTCGCGCAGCGGCACGCGGCGGTCGTGGCCCGGGCGATGGCCGGCCACCTCCACCAGGCGCTGGCGTTGCTCGACGGCGACGAGCAGGCCGAGCGTGCGGGACGGGCCTCCCGCCCGGCCCGCCGGTTCACCGCCGCCGAGCTCGGCGCGCTGGTCGAGCAGGCGGGGTTCGCCGTGTCGGCCGTGCACGCCGTCCGGGTGTTCACCGACCTCGTGCCGGGCTCGCTCCTCGACCATGAGCCCGGCGCCGTCGCGGCCCTCGTCGACCTCGAGCGCGCGGTGGCCGAGCTGCCCGAGTACCTCCCGCTCGCGACCCAGATCCACCTGCTGGCGACCTAG
- a CDS encoding SAV_6107 family HEPN domain-containing protein, producing MASEQHLLPHPDHLPATTHSYLRRAAESLSEAVGSRDVAERYACAHVAALRAAAALLAARARPAPARRRQQKNAWVLLTEVAPELGEWASFFASGAAKRAAAESGSTRSVTERDADDLVRDADRFLAVVEQALGLTPHVPLGDQLAGRAAG from the coding sequence ATGGCCAGCGAGCAGCACCTGCTTCCACACCCCGACCACCTGCCCGCCACCACCCACTCCTACCTGCGGCGTGCGGCGGAGTCCCTCAGCGAGGCCGTCGGCTCGCGTGACGTCGCCGAGCGCTACGCCTGCGCCCACGTGGCCGCGCTGCGCGCCGCGGCCGCACTCCTCGCCGCCCGGGCGCGCCCCGCGCCGGCCCGCCGGCGCCAGCAGAAGAACGCGTGGGTGCTGCTGACCGAGGTGGCCCCCGAGCTCGGGGAATGGGCGTCGTTCTTCGCCTCCGGCGCCGCCAAGCGGGCGGCCGCCGAGTCCGGATCCACGCGCTCGGTCACCGAGCGCGATGCCGACGACCTGGTCCGCGACGCGGATCGGTTCCTGGCTGTCGTCGAGCAGGCTCTCGGCCTGACCCCGCACGTCCCGCTCGGCGACCAGCTCGCCGGGCGTGCCGCAGGCTGA
- a CDS encoding YbaK/EbsC family protein — translation MSADHPSISRFRAEHARRGGAGEIVILPDAVHTAALAAEALGCEVGAIANSLLFDADGSPVLVLTSGAHRVDTGKTAASVGVAKLRRASPEFVREHTGQVIGGVSPIGHPAPVPTYLDAWLQRYDVVWAAAGHPAAVFSTTYDELLRLTGASPIDVE, via the coding sequence ATGTCGGCCGACCATCCCTCGATCAGCCGGTTCCGCGCCGAGCACGCGCGACGCGGCGGAGCTGGCGAGATCGTCATTCTGCCCGATGCCGTCCACACCGCCGCACTCGCTGCGGAAGCGCTGGGGTGCGAGGTGGGGGCGATCGCCAACAGCCTGCTCTTCGACGCCGACGGTTCGCCGGTGCTCGTCCTCACGTCCGGGGCGCACCGGGTGGACACCGGCAAGACGGCCGCGAGCGTCGGCGTGGCGAAGCTGCGGCGGGCCTCCCCCGAGTTCGTGCGGGAGCACACCGGGCAGGTGATCGGCGGGGTCTCGCCGATCGGCCACCCGGCCCCTGTGCCGACGTACCTCGACGCCTGGCTCCAGCGGTACGACGTCGTGTGGGCCGCGGCCGGCCACCCGGCGGCGGTGTTCTCGACGACCTACGACGAGCTGCTGCGCCTCACCGGCGCCAGCCCGATCGACGTCGAGTGA
- a CDS encoding phytoene desaturase family protein, translating to MRIVVVGGGLAGLASAARLAKTGHQVVLVEASATLGGALGAVSEDGYTWDGSATSTLLPAALRDLFRKSGRPLEAELGGELEPLEVITEHRFEDRTSVRVPGGSRAAQLAAFDGLGPGLGEAWVRHVDTYAPVWDVLRKNYVEVPWDPRDVPSDLDSLFNTRETLHKRLRRDFRDDRLGLVAGHRAVAEGHDLRNVPAWVGVTNYLEQSFGAWTVPGGMARIVDLLAARLETRGVTVLTGTAARDLVVRDGRVAAVSVESGEIDVDAVVVAVDPRRLPALAGVVERTMPALPPVVAHLGLVGEVPDLPAELVLHADPMIIIRTGGSAPEGGTAWTLHGRGKLAEDILEALARHKIDVREQVVTRVDLSPRDLVEQWHGSPCGVLWQGRGTVRYRLGPRTPIAGVYAAGAHAAPGAGVPFVAQSAALVAQAIGPAK from the coding sequence ATGAGGATCGTCGTCGTCGGAGGCGGGCTGGCCGGGCTCGCGTCGGCGGCCCGGCTCGCCAAGACCGGGCACCAGGTGGTGCTCGTCGAGGCCTCGGCGACGCTGGGCGGTGCGCTCGGCGCGGTCAGCGAGGACGGCTACACCTGGGACGGCTCGGCGACGTCGACCCTGCTGCCAGCGGCCCTGCGCGACCTGTTCCGCAAGTCCGGCCGTCCACTCGAGGCCGAGCTCGGCGGCGAGCTGGAGCCGCTCGAGGTGATCACCGAGCACCGGTTCGAGGACCGCACGTCGGTGCGGGTGCCCGGCGGATCCCGCGCTGCCCAGCTCGCGGCGTTCGACGGGCTCGGCCCCGGGCTGGGCGAGGCGTGGGTGCGCCACGTCGACACCTACGCCCCGGTCTGGGACGTGCTGCGCAAGAACTACGTCGAAGTGCCGTGGGACCCGCGGGACGTCCCGAGCGACCTCGACTCGCTGTTCAACACCCGCGAGACCCTGCACAAGCGGCTGCGCCGCGACTTCCGCGACGACAGGCTCGGCCTGGTCGCCGGTCACCGCGCCGTGGCCGAGGGGCACGACCTGCGCAACGTGCCGGCGTGGGTCGGCGTGACCAACTACCTCGAGCAGTCCTTCGGCGCGTGGACGGTCCCCGGCGGGATGGCCCGGATCGTCGACCTGCTGGCCGCACGTCTCGAGACCCGTGGCGTCACCGTGCTCACCGGTACGGCGGCCCGCGACCTCGTCGTCCGCGATGGCAGGGTGGCGGCGGTGTCCGTCGAGTCCGGCGAGATCGACGTCGACGCGGTCGTGGTCGCGGTCGACCCGCGACGCCTGCCCGCCCTGGCCGGCGTCGTCGAGCGCACCATGCCCGCGCTCCCGCCCGTGGTGGCCCATCTGGGGCTGGTCGGCGAGGTACCCGACCTGCCGGCCGAGCTCGTGCTCCACGCAGACCCGATGATCATCATCCGCACCGGCGGCAGCGCGCCGGAGGGCGGCACCGCCTGGACGTTGCACGGGCGCGGCAAGCTGGCCGAGGACATCCTCGAGGCCCTCGCGCGCCACAAGATCGACGTCCGCGAGCAGGTCGTCACCCGGGTCGACCTGTCCCCGCGCGACCTGGTCGAGCAGTGGCACGGCTCTCCGTGCGGCGTCCTGTGGCAGGGCCGCGGGACGGTCCGCTACCGACTCGGCCCGCGCACGCCGATCGCGGGGGTGTATGCCGCCGGCGCGCACGCCGCGCCGGGCGCGGGGGTGCCGTTCGTCGCCCAGTCCGCCGCGCTGGTGGCGCAGGCGATCGGACCCGCGAAGTAG
- the metF gene encoding methylenetetrahydrofolate reductase [NAD(P)H]: MTTGRGRSLAEIIRQGDRSFSFEFFPPKDEAGEEQLWNAIRKLEPYRPTFVSVTYGAGGSTRDKTVAITGRIARETSLVPMAHLTCVGHTREELEAILDSYVAEGVFHVMALRGDPREGPRAEWTPTAGGLNYALDLVELARSRGDFRIGVAAFPEGHPNAESLDVDADRLVAKANAGAEFAVTQMFFRAEDYFGLVERVRARGVDMPILPGIMPILNLSAIRRQGELIGTSVPDEIVARITAAGPDPVAVRAEGIKLAAELCEELLDGGAPGLHFYTLNRSKATLEIFEALRITV, from the coding sequence ATGACAACCGGTCGTGGCCGCTCCCTCGCCGAGATCATCCGCCAGGGCGATCGCTCGTTCTCGTTCGAGTTCTTCCCGCCGAAGGACGAGGCGGGTGAGGAGCAGCTGTGGAACGCCATCCGCAAGCTGGAGCCCTACCGCCCGACGTTCGTCTCCGTGACGTACGGCGCCGGCGGCAGCACCCGGGACAAGACCGTGGCCATCACCGGCCGGATCGCGCGTGAGACGTCGCTGGTGCCGATGGCGCACCTGACCTGCGTCGGCCACACCCGTGAGGAGCTCGAGGCCATCCTCGACTCGTACGTCGCCGAGGGCGTCTTCCACGTGATGGCGCTGCGGGGCGACCCCCGCGAGGGCCCGCGGGCGGAGTGGACCCCGACCGCGGGCGGTCTCAACTACGCGCTCGACCTCGTCGAGCTGGCCCGTTCGCGCGGCGACTTCCGCATCGGCGTCGCCGCGTTCCCGGAGGGCCACCCGAACGCCGAGTCGCTCGACGTCGACGCCGACCGGCTGGTGGCGAAGGCCAACGCGGGCGCGGAGTTCGCCGTCACCCAGATGTTCTTCCGTGCCGAGGACTACTTCGGGCTGGTCGAGCGGGTGCGGGCCCGCGGCGTCGACATGCCGATCCTCCCCGGGATCATGCCGATCCTGAACCTGAGCGCTATCCGGCGCCAGGGCGAGCTGATCGGGACCTCCGTGCCCGACGAGATCGTCGCGAGGATCACCGCGGCCGGCCCCGACCCGGTCGCGGTGCGGGCCGAAGGCATCAAGCTGGCGGCCGAGCTGTGCGAGGAGCTCCTCGACGGCGGCGCGCCCGGCCTGCACTTCTACACGCTCAACCGGTCGAAGGCCACGCTCGAGATCTTCGAGGCGCTCCGGATCACCGTCTGA
- a CDS encoding polyprenyl synthetase family protein has translation MTGQAWDQGDQQQFRTDLQAAIDGFLDEQAARLAPLGDDAARLVAEGRAVVSGGKRFRAAFCYWGFRAAAREQYDERTILRAAASLELLHASALVHDDLMDASDTRRGRPATHRGFAELHRDQTWPGDPQQYGAAAAILLGDLLLSWSDELLRRCGMPFDRVGPALDVLDTCRSEVIAGQFLDVSVQARGRATVEDAMTVLRYKSAKYSIERPLHVGAALAGASPDALAALTGFGLPLGEAFQLRDDLLGVFGDPATTGKPAGDDLVEGKRTVLVALALEAAPAADAARLDAALGTTLGEEEVAELRGIIDRSGAHAQVEEKIDDLAQRAVTALAEARSAVGLDEHACAVLEGLASSATRRAL, from the coding sequence GTGACCGGGCAGGCGTGGGACCAGGGCGACCAGCAGCAGTTCCGCACCGACCTCCAGGCTGCGATCGACGGCTTCCTCGACGAGCAGGCCGCCCGCCTCGCACCGCTCGGCGACGACGCCGCGCGGCTGGTCGCGGAGGGGCGGGCGGTGGTCAGCGGCGGCAAGCGGTTCCGTGCCGCGTTCTGCTACTGGGGTTTCCGCGCCGCCGCGCGGGAGCAGTACGACGAGCGCACGATCCTGCGCGCTGCCGCGTCCCTCGAGCTCCTCCACGCCAGCGCGCTCGTCCACGACGACCTGATGGACGCGTCCGACACCCGTCGCGGCCGGCCGGCGACCCATCGCGGCTTCGCAGAGCTCCACCGCGACCAGACGTGGCCCGGCGACCCGCAGCAGTACGGCGCCGCCGCGGCGATCCTGCTCGGCGACCTGCTGCTCTCCTGGTCCGACGAGCTGCTCCGCCGGTGCGGCATGCCCTTCGACCGGGTCGGACCGGCCCTCGACGTGCTCGACACCTGCCGGTCGGAGGTCATCGCCGGCCAGTTCCTCGACGTGTCCGTGCAGGCGCGTGGTCGGGCGACGGTCGAGGACGCGATGACGGTGCTGCGCTACAAGTCGGCGAAGTACTCCATCGAACGGCCCCTGCACGTCGGCGCCGCCCTCGCCGGCGCCTCGCCGGACGCCCTGGCTGCGCTCACCGGCTTCGGCCTCCCGCTGGGAGAGGCGTTCCAGCTGCGGGACGACCTACTGGGAGTCTTCGGCGACCCGGCCACCACGGGGAAGCCGGCGGGCGACGACCTGGTCGAGGGCAAGCGGACAGTGCTGGTCGCCCTCGCGCTCGAAGCCGCTCCGGCAGCCGACGCCGCACGTCTCGACGCCGCGCTCGGCACGACGCTGGGTGAGGAGGAGGTCGCCGAGCTGCGCGGCATCATCGACCGCTCGGGCGCCCACGCCCAGGTCGAGGAGAAGATCGACGACCTGGCGCAGCGCGCGGTCACGGCGCTCGCCGAGGCCCGGTCCGCCGTCGGTCTCGACGAACACGCGTGCGCCGTGCTGGAGGGGCTGGCGTCGTCCGCCACCCGCCGCGCGCTCTGA
- a CDS encoding barstar family protein: MSGLAAVLAGRHDAGVHRWHNALHVPDVQHAVEHAGWTFGYVDGVALESEQEILGAIGAALSLPEGHDGDVDALKERLDDLGAKTVLLWDGWGSLARAEPTAFEKVCRVLGTRSNGDPSLEVLLRGPGPEDTGITSLD, translated from the coding sequence ATGAGCGGCCTCGCAGCAGTTCTCGCGGGGCGGCACGACGCCGGTGTCCACCGGTGGCACAACGCCCTCCACGTCCCGGACGTCCAGCACGCGGTCGAACACGCAGGCTGGACGTTCGGCTATGTGGACGGTGTCGCGTTGGAGAGCGAACAGGAGATCCTCGGCGCGATCGGCGCCGCGCTGTCGCTCCCGGAGGGACATGACGGCGACGTCGACGCGCTGAAGGAGCGCCTCGACGACCTCGGCGCGAAGACCGTGCTGCTCTGGGACGGCTGGGGGAGCCTGGCCCGGGCCGAGCCGACCGCGTTCGAGAAGGTCTGTCGCGTGCTCGGGACGCGCAGCAACGGCGACCCGTCCCTCGAGGTGCTGCTGCGCGGCCCCGGACCGGAGGACACCGGGATCACGTCGTTGGACTGA
- a CDS encoding Rv2175c family DNA-binding protein — MSEPAPRLADHDLAALVDEWLDWDAAGELLGVTPAKVRTMVRDHQLAAAVPGPGRPPMVPALFIDDEGLPVKGLPGLLTLMHDSGFDDRECIAWIFLDADLPGRPIDALRENRGTEVKRRAQALAL, encoded by the coding sequence ATGAGCGAACCTGCACCGCGCCTGGCCGACCACGACCTGGCGGCGCTCGTCGACGAGTGGCTCGACTGGGACGCTGCCGGCGAGCTCCTCGGGGTGACGCCGGCGAAGGTCCGCACCATGGTGCGCGACCACCAGCTGGCGGCCGCCGTACCCGGTCCCGGCCGACCGCCCATGGTCCCCGCGCTGTTCATCGACGACGAAGGGCTGCCGGTGAAGGGCCTGCCCGGTCTGCTGACCCTCATGCACGACTCCGGGTTCGACGACCGCGAGTGCATCGCCTGGATCTTCCTCGACGCGGACCTGCCCGGCCGGCCGATCGACGCGTTGCGCGAGAACCGCGGCACCGAGGTCAAGCGCCGGGCCCAGGCCCTGGCTTTGTAG
- the pknB gene encoding Stk1 family PASTA domain-containing Ser/Thr kinase: protein MHEDTHDRGGSPRGVASPDDPHVGRLLDGRYRIGPRIARGGMASVYEAHDTRLDRAVAIKIMHAGLGDATTGDEQFAARFVREARAAARLSHPNVVAVYDQGEDRGTIFLAMELVPGHTLRDTIAKEAPMSPERALSILDPVLSALASAHRSGLIHRDVKPENVLIADDGRIKVADFGLARAVSAETQHTATGGVLIGTVSYLAPELVVDGKADARADVYAAGVVLYELLTGHKPHQGESPIAVAYKHVHEDVPAPSAEVPGLPAYVDALVARATTRDRSLRPADAGVLLHHVHRVTHALHHGVRDDDDLVADLLPTPARAESTDTMPEPIRDLWDDAQVAPPVRILEPVTREGTTQLETVLPPPPPRRTPPSPPRPATGSERPARPRRRRRGVVLLVLAAVVAAAVGGGAYWFGWARYTNTPSVVGLSQAGAEQKIEDAGLEVEYADAVYSTSVAEGDVVASDPGPGERILPGDAVTVTLSLGEEMHDLPKLRGLTLEQATDKLDDVKLVVGKVEEDYSEVVPKGKVISSNPDHGTKKAEDLPVNAVVDLVVSLGREPLKVGDWVGKSFEQAETELEARGLVVNVVGREHSDTVAEGDVISHEPSGGTLFKGDKVDFVVSDGPELVEVPSVFYEPTDQAVETLEGLGFEVTVEHAPVYFTGETAYSTDPPSGSMAEMGSEIILYVV from the coding sequence GTGCACGAGGACACGCATGACCGCGGCGGCAGCCCGCGCGGCGTCGCGTCCCCGGACGACCCCCACGTCGGTCGGCTGCTCGACGGCCGCTACCGCATCGGCCCGCGCATCGCCCGCGGCGGGATGGCCTCGGTCTACGAGGCCCACGACACCCGGCTCGACCGCGCCGTCGCGATCAAGATCATGCATGCCGGGCTCGGCGACGCGACGACGGGTGACGAGCAGTTCGCGGCCCGGTTCGTGCGCGAGGCACGGGCAGCAGCGCGGCTGTCGCACCCCAACGTGGTCGCCGTCTACGACCAGGGCGAGGACCGGGGCACGATCTTCCTCGCGATGGAGCTGGTGCCGGGCCACACGCTGCGCGACACCATCGCCAAGGAGGCGCCGATGTCGCCCGAGCGGGCGCTGTCGATCCTCGACCCGGTGCTCTCCGCCCTCGCGTCGGCCCACCGCAGCGGGCTCATCCACCGCGACGTGAAGCCCGAGAACGTGCTGATCGCCGACGACGGCCGGATCAAGGTGGCCGACTTCGGCCTCGCCCGCGCGGTCAGCGCCGAGACCCAGCACACCGCCACCGGCGGCGTGCTCATCGGCACGGTCTCCTACCTCGCCCCCGAGCTGGTCGTCGACGGCAAGGCCGACGCCCGGGCCGATGTCTACGCCGCCGGCGTCGTCCTCTACGAGCTGCTCACCGGTCACAAGCCGCACCAGGGTGAGTCGCCGATCGCCGTCGCCTACAAGCACGTCCACGAGGACGTGCCGGCACCGTCGGCGGAGGTGCCCGGGCTTCCGGCGTACGTCGACGCGCTGGTCGCGCGGGCGACGACCCGCGACCGGTCGCTGCGCCCGGCCGACGCCGGCGTGCTGCTCCACCACGTGCACCGCGTGACCCATGCGCTGCACCACGGCGTCCGTGACGACGACGACCTGGTCGCCGACCTGTTGCCGACGCCGGCCCGCGCCGAGAGCACGGACACGATGCCGGAGCCGATCCGTGACCTGTGGGACGACGCCCAGGTCGCTCCGCCGGTGAGGATCCTCGAGCCCGTGACGCGGGAGGGCACGACCCAGCTCGAGACCGTCCTTCCGCCACCCCCGCCCCGGCGCACTCCTCCTTCCCCGCCGCGCCCGGCGACCGGTTCCGAGCGGCCGGCGCGGCCGCGACGGCGTCGCCGCGGCGTGGTGCTCCTCGTCCTCGCCGCGGTCGTGGCGGCCGCCGTCGGCGGCGGCGCTTACTGGTTCGGCTGGGCCCGCTACACGAACACGCCGAGCGTGGTCGGCCTGTCCCAGGCCGGCGCGGAGCAGAAGATCGAGGACGCCGGGCTCGAGGTCGAGTACGCCGACGCGGTCTACTCCACCAGCGTCGCCGAGGGCGACGTCGTCGCCAGCGATCCCGGCCCAGGTGAGCGGATCCTGCCGGGCGACGCGGTCACCGTCACCCTCTCCCTCGGCGAGGAGATGCACGACCTGCCCAAGCTGCGCGGGCTCACCCTCGAGCAGGCCACCGACAAGCTCGACGACGTGAAGCTGGTGGTCGGCAAGGTCGAGGAGGACTACTCCGAGGTCGTGCCGAAGGGCAAGGTCATCAGCAGCAACCCGGACCACGGGACGAAGAAGGCCGAGGACCTGCCGGTCAACGCCGTGGTCGACCTGGTCGTGAGCCTGGGACGCGAACCGCTGAAGGTCGGCGACTGGGTCGGCAAGAGCTTCGAGCAGGCCGAGACCGAGCTCGAGGCCCGCGGCCTGGTGGTCAACGTGGTCGGCCGCGAGCACAGCGACACCGTCGCCGAGGGCGACGTGATCAGCCACGAGCCCAGCGGGGGCACGCTGTTCAAGGGCGACAAGGTGGACTTCGTCGTCTCGGACGGCCCGGAGCTGGTCGAGGTCCCCAGCGTGTTCTACGAGCCGACGGACCAAGCCGTCGAGACGCTCGAAGGTCTCGGGTTCGAGGTCACGGTCGAGCACGCGCCGGTCTACTTCACCGGCGAGACCGCCTACTCGACCGACCCGCCGTCGGGTTCCATGGCCGAGATGGGCAGCGAAATCATCCTCTACGTGGTCTGA
- the aroF gene encoding 3-deoxy-7-phosphoheptulonate synthase produces MVVVMAPDATPEDVAHVVEKVEAVGGTAFVSQGVDRTIIGLVGDIDSFHGLNLRTLRGVAAVHRISDPYKLVSRQHHPDRSTVWVGKPGAQVPFGPSTFTFIAGPCAVETPEQTLEAATMAKAAGASMLRGGAYKPRTSPYAFQGLGRRGLDILAAVGKATGLPIVTEVIDARDVAEVAEQADMLQIGTRNMANFGLLQAAGESGKPVLLKRGMTATVEEWLMAAEYVAQRGNLDIVLCERGIRTFEPATRNTLDISAIPIVQAASHLPIIVDPSHASGRKELVVPLCRAAIGVGADGIMVDVHPDPEVALCDGPQALHGPDLRALAQAVRQIPPLVGRRPAEAATANPPG; encoded by the coding sequence ATGGTCGTGGTCATGGCGCCGGACGCAACGCCGGAAGACGTTGCGCACGTCGTCGAGAAGGTCGAGGCGGTCGGTGGCACTGCCTTCGTCTCCCAGGGTGTGGACCGCACGATCATCGGTCTGGTCGGTGACATCGACAGCTTCCACGGCCTGAACCTGCGCACCCTGCGGGGCGTCGCGGCGGTGCACCGGATCTCCGACCCGTACAAGCTGGTCAGTCGCCAGCACCACCCCGACCGGTCGACGGTGTGGGTGGGCAAGCCCGGCGCCCAGGTGCCGTTCGGACCGTCGACGTTCACGTTCATCGCCGGGCCGTGCGCCGTCGAGACGCCCGAACAGACCCTCGAGGCGGCCACGATGGCGAAGGCCGCGGGTGCGTCGATGTTGCGCGGTGGCGCCTACAAGCCGCGGACGTCGCCGTACGCCTTCCAGGGCCTCGGCAGGCGCGGCCTCGACATCCTCGCCGCCGTCGGCAAGGCGACCGGACTGCCGATCGTCACCGAGGTCATCGACGCCCGGGACGTCGCCGAGGTGGCCGAGCAGGCGGACATGCTGCAGATCGGCACCCGCAACATGGCCAACTTCGGCCTGCTGCAAGCCGCGGGAGAGTCGGGCAAGCCGGTGCTCCTCAAGCGCGGGATGACCGCGACGGTCGAGGAGTGGCTGATGGCGGCGGAGTACGTCGCCCAGCGCGGCAACCTCGACATCGTGCTGTGCGAGCGCGGCATCCGGACCTTCGAGCCGGCCACCCGCAACACGCTCGACATCTCGGCCATCCCGATCGTCCAGGCGGCGAGCCACCTGCCGATCATCGTCGACCCGTCACACGCCTCCGGACGCAAGGAGCTGGTCGTCCCCCTGTGCCGGGCGGCGATCGGGGTCGGCGCCGACGGCATCATGGTCGACGTCCATCCCGATCCCGAGGTCGCACTCTGCGACGGCCCGCAGGCACTGCACGGGCCGGACCTCCGGGCGCTGGCGCAGGCGGTGCGGCAGATCCCGCCACTGGTCGGCCGCAGGCCTGCCGAAGCGGCGACCGCGAACCCTCCGGGTTAG